Proteins from a genomic interval of Candidatus Lernaella stagnicola:
- a CDS encoding lysophospholipid acyltransferase family protein: MIQAIRNVLVITGIVLSTLVFAMSAVAFMLVGIKGRLIDRHATIWSRTVAWIAGMKLQAFGKQNVDPQRTYVVVVNHRSHLDTTVLYVQSPVPIRMLAKASLFKIPVLGWCMTLAGQVPVHRDEGKTDMVRLERDVDRLILEAGRSLCVFPEGTRQQPGEFGDYKMGAFIMAKEFDLPILPVSVEDTGKILPAKIVRFRKGEVKLRFHPPIAAEGKTVDELAAETKCVIEAGCLALRG; encoded by the coding sequence ATGATCCAAGCGATTCGCAACGTCTTGGTGATCACCGGCATCGTGCTTTCCACCCTCGTGTTCGCGATGAGCGCGGTGGCGTTCATGCTCGTGGGCATCAAAGGCCGTCTTATCGACCGGCACGCGACGATCTGGTCGCGCACGGTGGCGTGGATTGCCGGGATGAAACTGCAAGCGTTCGGCAAGCAGAACGTTGACCCGCAACGGACCTACGTGGTGGTGGTCAACCACCGCAGCCACCTGGACACTACCGTGCTCTACGTGCAATCGCCGGTGCCTATCCGCATGCTGGCCAAGGCGTCGCTCTTCAAAATCCCGGTGCTCGGCTGGTGCATGACGCTGGCCGGGCAGGTGCCCGTGCACCGGGACGAGGGCAAAACCGATATGGTCCGGTTGGAGCGAGATGTCGACCGGCTCATTCTCGAGGCCGGCCGCAGCCTTTGCGTTTTTCCCGAAGGCACGCGGCAGCAGCCCGGCGAATTCGGCGATTACAAAATGGGCGCCTTTATCATGGCGAAGGAATTCGACCTGCCGATCCTGCCGGTGAGCGTTGAAGACACGGGAAAGATCCTACCGGCGAAAATCGTGCGCTTCCGCAAGGGAGAAGTGAAACTGCGTTTCCATCCGCCGATTGCGGCCGAAGGAAAAACCGTCGACGAACTGGCCGCCGAAACCAAGTGCGTGATTGAGGCAGGGTGTCTGGCGTTGCGTGGTTGA
- a CDS encoding thiolase family protein: MREVVIVSACRTAVGKAKRGSLVHTRPDDMAGVVIAEAVKRAGITPDMVEDVVFGCAMPEGEQGMNVARQAVHCAGWPDEIPAMTINRYCSSGMQAIWIAQMDVMSGMIDIAVGGGTESMTMIPMGGNKIVPNIKLAEKYHRAYVGMGQTAENVASKYGVSREDQDQFGMESNQKAAKANETGAFKEQIVPLPAKMYDGKGGVREFIFEVDEGPRGDSTIEGMGKLRPAFANPKSKYPGKEGLGTVTAGNASQMSDGAGAVVLMAKEKAEELGIEPLGKLWGVRTVAFDPDYMGIGPALAVPLLMKTVNKRFDLNLTFDDIGVFEINEAFASQAVYCCRELGLEGDPRVNPNGGAVALGHPLGATGAKLTTQVLYHMRDNNLRWGIVTMCIGGGMGAAGLYENLQYKG; the protein is encoded by the coding sequence ATGAGAGAAGTTGTCATCGTTTCCGCTTGCCGTACGGCGGTTGGCAAGGCCAAGCGCGGCAGCTTGGTTCACACCCGGCCCGACGATATGGCCGGCGTCGTGATCGCGGAAGCTGTCAAACGGGCAGGCATTACACCGGATATGGTTGAAGACGTCGTTTTCGGCTGTGCAATGCCGGAAGGCGAACAGGGCATGAATGTGGCGCGTCAGGCCGTACACTGCGCCGGTTGGCCGGATGAAATTCCGGCTATGACGATTAATCGCTATTGCTCTTCGGGTATGCAAGCAATTTGGATCGCGCAAATGGACGTTATGTCCGGCATGATCGACATCGCCGTGGGTGGTGGTACCGAATCCATGACCATGATTCCCATGGGCGGTAACAAGATCGTACCGAACATTAAACTGGCTGAAAAATATCACCGGGCCTACGTCGGCATGGGACAGACGGCGGAAAACGTCGCGTCCAAGTACGGCGTATCCCGCGAAGATCAAGACCAGTTCGGCATGGAGTCGAACCAGAAAGCCGCCAAAGCGAACGAGACGGGCGCCTTCAAGGAACAGATCGTACCGTTGCCGGCGAAAATGTACGACGGCAAAGGTGGCGTCCGCGAATTCATCTTTGAAGTCGACGAAGGCCCCCGTGGCGATTCGACGATCGAAGGCATGGGTAAGCTGCGTCCGGCATTCGCGAATCCGAAGTCGAAATACCCGGGCAAAGAAGGTCTGGGCACCGTTACCGCCGGTAACGCTTCGCAGATGAGCGACGGCGCCGGAGCCGTGGTCTTGATGGCCAAGGAAAAGGCTGAGGAACTCGGGATCGAGCCGCTCGGTAAATTATGGGGCGTGCGCACCGTGGCCTTTGACCCGGATTACATGGGTATTGGTCCGGCGCTGGCGGTTCCGCTCCTCATGAAAACCGTCAATAAACGCTTCGACCTGAACTTGACATTCGATGATATCGGCGTGTTCGAGATCAACGAAGCCTTTGCTTCGCAGGCCGTTTACTGTTGCCGCGAGTTGGGCCTCGAAGGCGACCCGCGGGTCAACCCGAACGGTGGCGCGGTGGCCTTGGGTCACCCCTTGGGCGCAACCGGTGCGAAGCTGACCACGCAGGTCCTGTATCACATGCGGGACAACAATCTGCGGTGGGGCATCGTCACGATGTGCATCGGCGGCGGCATGGGCGCGGCCGGTCTGTACGAAAACTTGCAGTACAAGGGCTAA
- a CDS encoding L-threonylcarbamoyladenylate synthase: MAKAELFHIHPENPQMRLIGKTVDILNRGGIVVHPTDTTYAFGVHLENKKGIESLYRIKGKSLDRPLSLLCADLSNIAEYAKVDDVAYRAMRRLLPGPYTFILPATKAAPRITQTPRKEVGLRCPADNILQALASEIGLPLVSTSVRALDGELLADPDDIMRLFGHEVDLIIDAGYIYPEPSTIISFMEGFPEIIREGKGSVEDL; encoded by the coding sequence ATGGCGAAGGCCGAACTGTTTCACATACACCCGGAGAACCCGCAGATGCGGTTGATCGGCAAGACTGTCGACATATTGAACCGCGGCGGTATTGTCGTCCATCCGACCGACACGACCTACGCCTTCGGCGTCCACCTGGAAAACAAAAAGGGCATCGAATCGTTGTACCGCATCAAGGGCAAATCGCTGGACCGGCCGCTGTCGCTGCTGTGCGCCGACCTGTCGAATATCGCCGAGTATGCCAAGGTTGACGACGTCGCCTACCGCGCGATGAGGCGTCTGCTGCCCGGGCCCTATACCTTCATTCTGCCCGCCACCAAGGCCGCGCCGCGCATCACGCAGACGCCGCGCAAGGAAGTCGGGCTGCGCTGCCCCGCCGACAACATTCTGCAGGCGCTGGCTAGTGAAATCGGCCTGCCGCTGGTTAGTACCAGCGTGCGCGCCCTGGACGGCGAACTGCTGGCCGACCCCGACGACATCATGCGGCTTTTCGGACACGAGGTAGATTTGATCATCGACGCCGGTTACATCTACCCGGAACCCAGTACCATCATTTCTTTTATGGAAGGTTTCCCGGAGATCATCCGGGAGGGCAAGGGCTCGGTCGAAGACTTGTAG
- a CDS encoding class I SAM-dependent RNA methyltransferase codes for MIETKPEIGRRLEIVVESIAPSGKGKGRARDMSPKFSFFVEGTVPGDRVLAEVTGGKKRYFEADLIELREVGPDRVAPPCPHYEDCGGCQLQHLDYQAQLEAKRDVLRYHLKRLGFGDVDVPPLVASPNPLRYRVRSSLDLLPGGSLGMARRRSRDLVEIRSCHQMHAALESGLFQAAVKFAERYPRGRVKIVGVLDSTEPRRVFCHPYVDAREMHAPSDWFLLDSRSLRAAGDALCRYEAFGLDLRYAPDCFTQVNPSLNEKLVGYAVERLAPSRSTRVLELYAGIGNFTLPVARHAKRVTAVEWARGASFLTENARRNGLSNVTVIGGDAVTTLGSLARKKQQFEAVLLDPPREGLGPRGVDLLGALGPRRIVYVSCEPKSLLADVARLNGFRYRLASVQAFDMFPQTFHLETVAVLER; via the coding sequence ATGATAGAGACGAAACCCGAAATCGGCCGGCGACTGGAAATCGTTGTGGAAAGCATCGCACCTTCCGGCAAAGGCAAGGGCCGGGCGCGAGACATGTCGCCGAAATTTTCCTTTTTTGTGGAAGGAACCGTGCCGGGCGATCGTGTGCTGGCCGAGGTGACGGGGGGCAAGAAACGGTATTTCGAAGCCGACCTCATCGAATTGCGCGAGGTCGGACCGGACCGCGTCGCCCCGCCGTGCCCGCACTACGAAGACTGCGGCGGCTGCCAATTGCAGCATCTCGACTACCAGGCGCAACTAGAGGCCAAGCGCGACGTTCTACGCTACCACCTAAAACGCCTGGGATTCGGCGACGTGGACGTGCCCCCCCTGGTCGCCTCGCCGAATCCGCTGCGCTACCGAGTTCGCAGTTCGCTGGATCTACTGCCCGGCGGCTCGCTGGGCATGGCGCGGCGGCGTAGTCGCGACTTGGTCGAAATTCGCTCCTGCCATCAAATGCACGCCGCGTTGGAAAGCGGCTTGTTCCAGGCCGCCGTGAAGTTCGCCGAGCGCTATCCGCGCGGCAGGGTGAAAATCGTCGGCGTATTGGATTCTACGGAACCGCGACGCGTATTCTGTCACCCTTACGTCGATGCCCGCGAAATGCACGCGCCGAGCGATTGGTTTCTGCTCGACAGCCGGTCGTTACGAGCCGCCGGTGATGCGCTTTGCCGCTATGAGGCGTTTGGTTTAGACCTGCGCTATGCGCCCGACTGCTTTACGCAGGTCAACCCGTCGCTGAACGAGAAGTTGGTCGGCTATGCGGTGGAACGCCTCGCGCCGAGTCGCAGCACCCGCGTGCTGGAGTTGTATGCGGGCATCGGTAATTTCACGCTGCCCGTGGCGCGCCACGCCAAGCGCGTAACGGCGGTGGAGTGGGCGCGCGGGGCCTCGTTCTTGACGGAGAACGCGCGGCGCAACGGGCTAAGTAACGTGACGGTCATCGGCGGCGACGCGGTGACGACGCTTGGGAGCCTGGCTCGGAAAAAGCAGCAGTTCGAGGCGGTTTTGCTCGATCCGCCGCGTGAAGGACTCGGGCCGCGCGGCGTGGACCTCCTGGGCGCGCTGGGGCCGCGGCGCATCGTCTACGTATCGTGCGAGCCCAAGAGTCTGCTGGCCGATGTGGCGAGGCTGAACGGGTTCCGGTATCGGTTGGCAAGCGTGCAGGCTTTCGATATGTTTCCGCAGACATTCCACTTGGAAACTGTAGCTGTTCTGGAGCGCTGA
- a CDS encoding glycosyltransferase has protein sequence MIVTCEMLPLAGVPVRGGGLRVWGLGEGLKAHGHEVRYSLPREAVPEGYELPEDLRELLHEPESLNDIILQVMPDVVIVEQWGLASYVDDLQIPLAIDLHGPLSLENAFKEGGDFLSDAHTKIDALAKADLLICPGEFQKQYFLTWFLLAGASPHDAPIEVVPVSLGDALPDHRAPQSPRFVFGGVTWPWIDPFPGLESLAKRVAAHESATLDLYVGAPTVDYQHRLYAINKNIFRDYRDRLADLERVTIHDFIPRDELLEVYAEASVAFDLYQPNAERQLAFTTRTVEYLWCGLPVIYGDYGELAAPLREYDAGWVVDPGDPAALEAVLDEIFGDPEVVARKSANAQKLAAALFTWERAVTPLARFVDAPRRREKKSSLLSGFRDYFRRESVQQILDAKNDVAELNSELRRASTQAEEDRRERDKKIQELSEEIKNLIVQHDEALRRQADLHRAEVGRKEDDLRRQQDKLDEEVAKRDKQTEELRHEKKTEADRAQEEIKQLGREKETQRAKHEDKVAELVKKQEAELDRLKIQHAEQATEYQRRLTREGERREDLEKELQAEIKRLNLKLEGLYEERDRRETKLQEELAALQTEIRTLSPMVEQRDRQLAAAEAKLAQTSEKATELEKELEVKLADAAALTAERDALQEEIAAKLIDLERAIFDKEHYIDEAEKRFADVEDRLAKAAHEIQIMAGARDQALADIERHQAALADRVAEVDRLRADFEALQRHARNLEGDNAAMNKRNALLERLVADFEDDPANRRKMRRGARLTRWLVQLPSLAILFAVNLGANAYMKIRERRTGQKIFPGT, from the coding sequence TTGATCGTCACATGTGAAATGCTTCCGCTGGCCGGTGTACCGGTGCGCGGCGGCGGGCTGCGCGTGTGGGGGCTGGGTGAAGGTCTGAAAGCGCACGGTCACGAGGTGCGTTACAGCCTACCGCGCGAGGCCGTGCCGGAAGGTTACGAACTGCCGGAGGATCTGCGCGAACTGCTCCACGAGCCCGAGAGTCTCAACGACATCATCTTGCAGGTCATGCCCGACGTGGTGATCGTCGAGCAGTGGGGATTGGCATCGTACGTTGATGATTTGCAGATCCCGCTGGCGATCGATTTGCACGGCCCGCTCTCATTGGAAAACGCTTTCAAAGAAGGCGGCGATTTCCTTTCCGACGCGCATACGAAAATCGACGCGCTGGCCAAGGCCGATCTGCTCATATGCCCCGGCGAATTTCAAAAGCAGTATTTTCTGACATGGTTTTTGCTCGCCGGCGCTTCGCCGCACGACGCGCCGATCGAGGTTGTGCCGGTCTCACTCGGCGACGCACTGCCCGACCACCGCGCTCCGCAATCGCCGCGCTTTGTGTTCGGCGGCGTGACGTGGCCGTGGATTGATCCATTCCCCGGCTTGGAAAGCCTGGCGAAACGCGTGGCGGCGCACGAGAGCGCGACGTTGGATTTGTACGTCGGTGCGCCCACGGTGGACTACCAGCACCGGTTGTATGCGATCAACAAAAACATCTTTCGCGATTACCGCGACCGCCTGGCCGACCTGGAGCGCGTGACGATTCACGATTTCATTCCGCGCGACGAATTGCTCGAGGTGTATGCCGAGGCGTCGGTTGCGTTTGACTTGTACCAACCCAACGCGGAACGGCAATTAGCGTTCACGACGCGCACGGTCGAGTACTTGTGGTGCGGCCTCCCGGTGATCTACGGCGACTACGGCGAACTGGCTGCGCCGTTGCGGGAGTACGACGCGGGATGGGTGGTCGACCCCGGCGACCCGGCCGCGCTGGAAGCGGTGTTGGACGAGATCTTCGGCGACCCCGAGGTGGTGGCGCGCAAAAGCGCCAACGCGCAGAAACTGGCGGCGGCGCTTTTCACGTGGGAGCGGGCGGTCACGCCTTTGGCGCGTTTCGTCGACGCGCCGCGACGGCGGGAAAAGAAAAGCTCGTTGTTGTCGGGTTTCCGCGACTACTTCCGTCGCGAGAGCGTGCAGCAGATTCTCGACGCGAAAAACGACGTGGCCGAACTCAACTCGGAGTTACGCCGCGCTTCCACGCAGGCCGAAGAGGATCGACGCGAACGCGACAAGAAGATCCAGGAACTTTCCGAAGAGATCAAAAACCTCATCGTGCAACACGACGAGGCGTTGCGGCGTCAGGCGGACCTGCATCGCGCGGAAGTCGGCCGGAAGGAAGACGATCTGCGCCGCCAGCAGGACAAGCTGGATGAAGAGGTCGCCAAACGGGACAAGCAAACCGAGGAATTGCGCCACGAGAAGAAAACCGAGGCGGATCGAGCGCAGGAAGAGATCAAGCAGCTTGGCCGCGAAAAGGAAACGCAACGCGCCAAACACGAGGACAAAGTCGCGGAGCTCGTCAAGAAGCAAGAGGCCGAGCTCGATCGACTAAAAATTCAGCACGCCGAACAAGCCACCGAGTATCAGCGCCGGTTAACCCGCGAAGGCGAGCGGCGCGAGGACCTCGAAAAAGAGTTACAGGCCGAAATCAAACGGTTGAACCTCAAGCTAGAAGGCCTTTACGAAGAGCGCGATCGACGCGAGACGAAACTGCAGGAAGAACTCGCCGCGTTGCAGACCGAAATTCGAACTCTATCGCCCATGGTGGAACAGCGCGACCGGCAACTTGCGGCCGCCGAGGCCAAGCTGGCACAGACGAGCGAGAAGGCCACCGAGCTGGAAAAGGAACTCGAGGTCAAGCTGGCCGACGCCGCTGCGCTGACGGCGGAACGCGACGCGCTGCAAGAGGAGATCGCGGCCAAGCTCATCGACCTGGAGCGCGCGATTTTCGATAAAGAGCATTACATCGATGAGGCGGAAAAACGCTTCGCCGATGTGGAAGACAGACTGGCCAAGGCGGCGCACGAGATCCAGATCATGGCTGGCGCGCGCGATCAAGCGCTGGCCGATATCGAGAGACACCAAGCCGCGCTGGCCGACCGCGTTGCGGAGGTCGACCGCCTGCGGGCCGACTTCGAAGCGCTGCAACGGCATGCGCGCAACTTGGAAGGCGACAACGCGGCGATGAACAAGCGCAACGCGTTGCTCGAACGACTCGTCGCCGACTTTGAGGACGATCCCGCCAACCGGCGCAAGATGCGGCGCGGCGCGCGCCTGACGCGGTGGCTCGTGCAACTGCCGAGTCTAGCGATCTTGTTCGCGGTCAACCTGGGCGCCAACGCGTACATGAAAATCCGCGAACGCCGCACGGGGCAGAAGATCTTTCCGGGGACCTAG
- a CDS encoding Wzt carbohydrate-binding domain-containing protein — protein sequence MTKHDVTHRELMSFARALGEAEYRSKLNYFRIMEYPLSLNLLAAEPGARVLEVGSGFVSLPPLWLAAERGCEVTAVDKKVCDEDNRRHIEALKKRVGVNGDKLRIVSADAQDLPFDDGYFDRISAVSTIEHFAPFTDAPVMRELGRVLADGGRLVLSVPFNLGRHIEEEDWGGAGYEQRHYTDVTLRERLIHPSGLHFVGAVAFGEIDAETGKRVIAMPVEQQRDFAAKAGKKPDKYWREYYRVEGEQFAVHRSLLPQDVLEASGLIAVVLEKRDAPLPASYFEYDPLESWIHNDRLTRNESNSEHRLTIDAVRFFNLLGAELDTFDAGETMKVAITFTAQGPVENPAFRILFHNKAGEVVAGLHTGRTDFAIGRVEKTRTLEVTFGMLNLAGGKYEVTVGAWDRDRPDPIPPVAYDVHHRRYAVVVNPRAQGLDGEVHLPHALKLI from the coding sequence ATGACAAAACACGACGTAACCCACCGCGAGTTGATGAGTTTTGCCCGGGCTTTGGGTGAGGCGGAATACCGCTCCAAGCTGAACTATTTCCGCATTATGGAATATCCGCTGTCGCTAAATTTGCTCGCGGCCGAGCCGGGGGCGCGGGTGTTGGAAGTGGGCAGCGGCTTTGTCAGCCTGCCGCCGTTGTGGCTGGCCGCGGAGCGCGGCTGCGAAGTGACGGCGGTCGACAAGAAAGTCTGCGACGAGGACAACCGCCGCCACATCGAAGCGTTGAAAAAACGTGTTGGCGTAAACGGCGACAAGCTGCGCATCGTATCCGCCGACGCCCAGGACCTGCCTTTTGACGACGGGTATTTCGACCGTATCAGCGCCGTGTCGACGATCGAGCATTTCGCGCCGTTCACCGACGCGCCGGTAATGCGGGAGCTGGGCCGCGTGCTGGCCGACGGCGGGCGTTTGGTGCTTTCGGTGCCGTTCAACCTGGGGCGCCACATCGAAGAAGAGGACTGGGGCGGGGCGGGTTACGAGCAGCGGCATTACACGGATGTCACGTTGCGCGAGCGCCTCATCCACCCGAGCGGTTTGCATTTCGTCGGCGCGGTGGCGTTTGGGGAGATCGACGCGGAAACCGGCAAGCGAGTGATCGCGATGCCCGTCGAACAGCAACGCGACTTCGCCGCGAAAGCGGGTAAAAAGCCGGACAAGTACTGGCGGGAATACTACCGTGTCGAAGGCGAGCAGTTCGCGGTGCACCGGTCGCTGCTGCCGCAAGACGTGCTGGAGGCTTCGGGCTTGATCGCGGTGGTGTTGGAAAAGCGCGACGCGCCGCTACCGGCGAGCTACTTCGAGTACGATCCGCTGGAAAGCTGGATTCACAACGACCGCTTGACGCGTAACGAAAGCAATTCCGAGCATCGGCTGACGATCGACGCCGTGCGCTTTTTCAACTTGCTGGGCGCGGAGCTCGACACCTTTGACGCGGGCGAAACCATGAAGGTCGCCATCACTTTCACGGCGCAGGGGCCGGTGGAAAACCCGGCGTTTCGCATTCTGTTTCACAACAAGGCGGGCGAGGTCGTGGCCGGTTTGCATACGGGCCGCACGGATTTCGCAATCGGCCGCGTCGAGAAAACCCGCACGCTTGAAGTGACTTTCGGCATGCTGAATCTGGCCGGCGGCAAGTATGAGGTGACGGTCGGCGCGTGGGACCGCGACCGTCCCGACCCGATTCCCCCTGTCGCGTACGATGTGCATCACCGACGTTACGCCGTCGTGGTCAATCCGCGTGCGCAGGGCCTGGACGGCGAAGTTCATTTGCCACATGCGTTGAAGCTAATCTAG
- a CDS encoding 3-hydroxyacyl-CoA dehydrogenase/enoyl-CoA hydratase family protein encodes MSREIRKAAVLGSGVMGSAIAAHLAGNGIPVVMLDIVPFPDMLSEGEKAKVETDKKIRNKLAAQSLKAALKVKPPAFYSKKDAALIEIGNFDDDFEKIADCDWIIEVVVERMDIKKMIMGKIDQYRKKGSIVSSNTSGLSVDTMVSDCSEEMQQHFLGTHFFNPVRFMKLLEIIPHPKTNEEVLAFMEAFCKERLGKGVIWAKDTPNFVANRIGVHGMMATMKAMADMDYRIDEVDAIVGPPLGRPKTAAFKTADLVGLDTLHHVAMTVVNNCPDDESLEAFRPPGFLDQMVEKKMLGNKTRGGFYKRVGKQRLVLDWKTMEYVDAERPTFDSIKAAKGKGGLEARVKHIVYSDDRAGQFAWRVAVEGLLYTARRVPEIADAILEIDRGMKWGFNWRLGPFETWDAIGVRESVERMQAEGHEIPENILAMLENGNETFYKTEDGKKFQYDLVNHTYVEIPKDPQIIILPEDSAGEVWKNDGATLWDMGDGVICCEFHTKMNAIDQEIIDGLHKMVDLLEEGQFEAGVVGNHADNFSVGANVFMILMAMNQGQSEMVEKLAYELQRANMRMKYCKRPVVTAPAGMALGGGCEVTLHGQRVVAAAETYIGLVEVGVGVIPAGGGTKEMVLRTVEGRRAAGTAILPFAQKAFENIAMAKVAVGMKDAVDNMILRPTDVMVPNRDLLLHRAKEVALGLAEAGFDPGLPRTDIPVGGESTRAAFTVAAKSMRDSGWISDYDVFIATKIAYIIGGGDRWEGQKISEWELLDMEREAFMSLLGEDKTKERIAYMLQNNKPLRN; translated from the coding sequence ATGAGCAGAGAGATCAGAAAAGCTGCGGTGCTGGGCTCCGGCGTGATGGGCAGCGCCATCGCCGCCCACCTTGCCGGCAACGGCATCCCCGTCGTGATGCTCGACATCGTGCCTTTCCCCGACATGCTGTCGGAGGGTGAAAAGGCAAAAGTCGAGACAGACAAGAAGATCCGCAACAAGCTGGCAGCACAGAGTCTGAAGGCGGCACTGAAAGTGAAACCGCCTGCGTTCTACAGCAAGAAGGACGCCGCTCTCATCGAGATCGGCAACTTCGACGACGACTTTGAGAAGATCGCGGATTGCGATTGGATCATCGAGGTCGTGGTAGAGCGGATGGACATCAAGAAGATGATCATGGGTAAAATCGACCAGTACCGTAAGAAGGGTTCGATTGTTTCGTCGAACACTTCGGGTTTGTCGGTCGATACGATGGTCAGCGATTGTTCCGAGGAGATGCAGCAGCACTTCTTGGGCACGCACTTTTTCAACCCGGTGCGGTTCATGAAACTTCTGGAGATCATTCCGCATCCGAAGACCAATGAAGAAGTGTTGGCCTTCATGGAAGCGTTCTGCAAAGAGCGCTTGGGTAAAGGCGTGATCTGGGCGAAGGACACTCCGAACTTCGTCGCCAACCGCATCGGCGTGCACGGCATGATGGCCACGATGAAAGCCATGGCCGACATGGACTATCGTATCGACGAAGTCGACGCCATTGTGGGCCCGCCGTTGGGTCGTCCGAAGACGGCCGCGTTCAAGACCGCCGACTTGGTGGGTCTGGACACGTTGCACCACGTTGCCATGACCGTGGTGAATAACTGCCCGGACGATGAGTCGCTGGAAGCGTTCCGGCCGCCCGGATTTCTCGATCAGATGGTCGAGAAGAAAATGCTCGGCAACAAGACACGGGGCGGCTTCTACAAGAGAGTCGGCAAACAGCGCTTGGTGCTGGATTGGAAAACGATGGAATACGTCGACGCCGAGCGTCCGACTTTCGATTCCATCAAAGCGGCCAAGGGCAAGGGCGGCCTCGAAGCGCGGGTCAAGCACATTGTTTACTCCGACGACCGCGCCGGTCAGTTTGCGTGGCGTGTGGCCGTTGAGGGTTTGCTTTACACCGCCCGCCGCGTGCCGGAAATCGCCGACGCGATTTTGGAAATCGACCGCGGCATGAAATGGGGCTTCAACTGGAGGCTCGGCCCCTTCGAGACGTGGGATGCGATCGGCGTGCGCGAGAGCGTAGAGCGGATGCAGGCCGAGGGTCACGAGATCCCGGAAAACATCCTGGCGATGCTCGAGAACGGCAACGAGACCTTCTATAAGACCGAAGACGGCAAGAAGTTCCAGTACGACCTGGTCAACCACACGTACGTCGAAATTCCGAAAGATCCGCAGATCATCATTCTGCCGGAAGATTCGGCCGGCGAAGTGTGGAAGAACGACGGTGCGACGTTGTGGGATATGGGCGACGGCGTGATTTGCTGCGAATTCCACACGAAGATGAACGCGATCGACCAGGAGATCATCGACGGTCTGCACAAGATGGTCGACTTGCTGGAAGAAGGTCAGTTCGAAGCCGGCGTCGTGGGCAACCACGCGGACAATTTCTCGGTTGGTGCCAACGTGTTCATGATTCTCATGGCGATGAATCAGGGCCAGTCGGAGATGGTCGAGAAGCTGGCGTACGAGTTGCAACGTGCCAACATGCGTATGAAATACTGCAAGCGTCCAGTCGTGACGGCCCCGGCCGGCATGGCGTTGGGCGGCGGTTGCGAAGTAACCCTGCACGGCCAGCGGGTCGTGGCGGCGGCCGAGACTTACATCGGCTTGGTCGAAGTCGGCGTGGGCGTCATCCCGGCCGGCGGTGGCACGAAGGAAATGGTGTTGCGCACTGTCGAAGGTCGGCGGGCTGCGGGCACCGCGATTCTGCCTTTCGCGCAGAAAGCCTTCGAGAACATCGCGATGGCCAAAGTGGCGGTCGGCATGAAAGACGCGGTGGATAATATGATTCTCCGCCCGACCGACGTGATGGTTCCCAACCGCGATCTGTTGTTGCACCGGGCGAAGGAAGTGGCTTTGGGCTTGGCGGAAGCGGGTTTCGATCCGGGTCTGCCGCGCACCGACATTCCGGTCGGCGGCGAGAGCACCAGGGCGGCGTTCACTGTCGCGGCCAAATCCATGCGCGACTCTGGTTGGATCAGCGATTACGATGTTTTCATCGCGACGAAGATCGCCTACATCATTGGAGGCGGAGATCGTTGGGAAGGCCAGAAGATCAGCGAATGGGAACTGCTGGATATGGAGCGCGAAGCCTTCATGAGCCTGTTAGGCGAGGACAAGACGAAAGAGCGAATCGCCTACATGCTGCAGAACAACAAACCGCTGCGTAACTAA